In the Drosophila gunungcola strain Sukarami unplaced genomic scaffold, Dgunungcola_SK_2 000001F, whole genome shotgun sequence genome, one interval contains:
- the LOC128262698 gene encoding pyruvate kinase isoform X2, protein MSFSAKTVLKEGSTELEHICELDISQQATHQRLVSLIATISLGSRNADIIYSMIMKGVNIFRLNFSHESHEMHSKTIELINEALDRIHKETGQIRTVAIAADTRGPQIRTGLLDGDVFLRAGDNLRLSINRDLYDKGNKEAVYVDYPNIINLTKTGDRLFIDDGKLLLHIMEVGVDGLLCEVIQGGQLNNNCNVILPEIEIDLPAVSEKDMFDLQFSMKANVDFLFASAVRSAKNVKELRTVLGEKGKHIKIIAKMDSKIALSRFSEIMKAADGLLLSRADLGTQIPIEKLFITQKSILGQCNKAGKPVIVASHILESMRSVQHPTRAECFDLANAIIDGADCIMLSSEVAIGAYPKETVATCDTLCREAEKVLWFRDLFSDLVSEVRGELDAAHSLAIASVETAKRTNATLIVVLTTSGRSATLVSKFRPRCPILAVTRCERAARWVYMHRGVLPVLYTSEPSSDYATDVDARVQFALTSAKKWNIIDDGDPIVIVSAWKDGGGFTNNVRVVYAFFEADRVDCLFRSDRRRSLKNTNLQMANREPET, encoded by the coding sequence ATGTCGTTCTCCGCGAAAACGGTGCTCAAGGAGGGCTCCACGGAGCTGGAGCACATCTGTGAGCTGGACATCTCGCAGCAGGCCACCCACCAACGCCTGGTGTCCTTGATCGCCACCATATCCCTTGGTTCCCGCAACGCGGACATCATATACAGCATGATCATGAAGGGAGTGAACATTTTCCGGCTGAACTTCTCCCACGAATCGCACGAGATGCACTCGAAGACGATCGAGCTGATTAATGAGGCGCTGGACCGGATTCACAAGGAGACGGGTCAAATACGTACGGTGGCCATTGCGGCGGACACGCGAGGACCTCAGATCCGAACTGGCCTTCTGGATGGTGATGTGTTCCTGCGCGCCGGCGATAATCTAAGGCTCTCCATCAATCGGGATTTGTACGACAAGGGCAACAAGGAGGCGGTCTATGTTGACTATCCCAATATAATCAATCTAACCAAGACGGGGGATCGTCTGTTCATCGACGATGGCAAGCTGCTGCTCCACATTATGGAGGTGGGCGTGGATGGGCTGCTGTGCGAGGTCATCCAAGGTGGCCAGCTGAACAACAACTGCAATGTGATCCTGCCCGAGATCGAAATCGATTTGCCTGCCGTCTCCGAGAAGGACATGTTCGACCTGCAGTTCAGCATGAAGGCCAATGTGGACTTCCTCTTTGCCTCGGCGGTGCGAAGTGCCAAAAATGTGAAGGAACTGCGAACGGTGCTCGGCGAGAAGGGCAAGCACATCAAGATCATCGCCAAGATGGACAGTAAGATAGCACTGAGCCGCTTCTCGGAGATCATGAAGGCGGCCGATGGACTTTTGCTATCCCGAGCGGACCTGGGCACTCAGATACCCATCGAGAAGCTGTTCATCACGCAGAAGAGCATCCTGGGGCAGTGCAATAAGGCCGGCAAGCCGGTAATAGTGGCCTCGCACATCCTGGAGTCCATGCGCTCAGTGCAACATCCCACGCGAGCCGAGTGCTTCGATCTGGCCAATGCCATTATAGATGGAGCGGATTGCATAATGCTGTCCTCGGAGGTGGCCATTGGTGCCTATCCCAAGGAGACGGTGGCCACCTGCGACACACTGTGCCGCGAGGCTGAGAAAGTCCTGTGGTTCCGGGATCTTTTCTCCGACCTGGTCAGCGAAGTTCGTGGCGAGTTGGATGCGGCCCACTCGCTGGCCATTGCCTCTGTGGAGACGGCCAAGAGGACCAATGCCACGCTGATTGTGGTCCTCACTACCTCGGGTCGTTCAGCCACCTTGGTTAGCAAATTCCGGCCACGATGTCCCATTTTGGCCGTAACCCGGTGCGAACGGGCCGCCCGTTGGGTCTACATGCATCGTGGCGTCCTTCCGGTTCTATACACCTCGGAACCAAGCTCCGATTACGCCACCGATGTGGACGCCCGGGTGCAGTTCGCCCTGACCTCGGCCAAGAAGTGGAACATCATCGACGACGGCGATCCCATTGTAATCGTGAGTGCCTGGAAGGACGGTGGCGGGTTCACCAACAATGTGCGCGTGGTCTACGCCTTTTTCGAGGCGGATCGTGTGGACTGCCTCTTCCGGTCGGACAGGCGAAGATCACTCAAGAACACCAACCTTCAGATGGCCAACCGTGAGCCGGAAA
- the LOC128262698 gene encoding pyruvate kinase isoform X1: MSFSAKTVLKEGSTELEHICELDISQQATHQRLVSLIATISLGSRNADIIYSMIMKGVNIFRLNFSHESHEMHSKTIELINEALDRIHKETGQIRTVAIAADTRGPQIRTGLLDGDVFLRAGDNLRLSINRDLYDKGNKEAVYVDYPNIINLTKTGDRLFIDDGKLLLHIMEVGVDGLLCEVIQGGQLNNNCNVILPEIEIDLPAVSEKDMFDLQFSMKANVDFLFASAVRSAKNVKELRTVLGEKGKHIKIIAKMDSKIALSRFSEIMKAADGLLLSRADLGTQIPIEKLFITQKSILGQCNKAGKPVIVASHILESMRSVQHPTRAECFDLANAIIDGADCIMLSSEVAIGAYPKETVATCDTLCREAEKVLWFRDLFSDLVSEVRGELDAAHSLAIASVETAKRTNATLIVVLTTSGRSATLVSKFRPRCPILAVTRCERAARWVYMHRGVLPVLYTSEPSSDYATDVDARVQFALTSAKKWNIIDDGDPIVIVSAWKDGGGFTNNVRVVYAFFEADRVDCLFRSDRRRSLKNTNLQMANREPEIKKSFHA; the protein is encoded by the coding sequence ATGTCGTTCTCCGCGAAAACGGTGCTCAAGGAGGGCTCCACGGAGCTGGAGCACATCTGTGAGCTGGACATCTCGCAGCAGGCCACCCACCAACGCCTGGTGTCCTTGATCGCCACCATATCCCTTGGTTCCCGCAACGCGGACATCATATACAGCATGATCATGAAGGGAGTGAACATTTTCCGGCTGAACTTCTCCCACGAATCGCACGAGATGCACTCGAAGACGATCGAGCTGATTAATGAGGCGCTGGACCGGATTCACAAGGAGACGGGTCAAATACGTACGGTGGCCATTGCGGCGGACACGCGAGGACCTCAGATCCGAACTGGCCTTCTGGATGGTGATGTGTTCCTGCGCGCCGGCGATAATCTAAGGCTCTCCATCAATCGGGATTTGTACGACAAGGGCAACAAGGAGGCGGTCTATGTTGACTATCCCAATATAATCAATCTAACCAAGACGGGGGATCGTCTGTTCATCGACGATGGCAAGCTGCTGCTCCACATTATGGAGGTGGGCGTGGATGGGCTGCTGTGCGAGGTCATCCAAGGTGGCCAGCTGAACAACAACTGCAATGTGATCCTGCCCGAGATCGAAATCGATTTGCCTGCCGTCTCCGAGAAGGACATGTTCGACCTGCAGTTCAGCATGAAGGCCAATGTGGACTTCCTCTTTGCCTCGGCGGTGCGAAGTGCCAAAAATGTGAAGGAACTGCGAACGGTGCTCGGCGAGAAGGGCAAGCACATCAAGATCATCGCCAAGATGGACAGTAAGATAGCACTGAGCCGCTTCTCGGAGATCATGAAGGCGGCCGATGGACTTTTGCTATCCCGAGCGGACCTGGGCACTCAGATACCCATCGAGAAGCTGTTCATCACGCAGAAGAGCATCCTGGGGCAGTGCAATAAGGCCGGCAAGCCGGTAATAGTGGCCTCGCACATCCTGGAGTCCATGCGCTCAGTGCAACATCCCACGCGAGCCGAGTGCTTCGATCTGGCCAATGCCATTATAGATGGAGCGGATTGCATAATGCTGTCCTCGGAGGTGGCCATTGGTGCCTATCCCAAGGAGACGGTGGCCACCTGCGACACACTGTGCCGCGAGGCTGAGAAAGTCCTGTGGTTCCGGGATCTTTTCTCCGACCTGGTCAGCGAAGTTCGTGGCGAGTTGGATGCGGCCCACTCGCTGGCCATTGCCTCTGTGGAGACGGCCAAGAGGACCAATGCCACGCTGATTGTGGTCCTCACTACCTCGGGTCGTTCAGCCACCTTGGTTAGCAAATTCCGGCCACGATGTCCCATTTTGGCCGTAACCCGGTGCGAACGGGCCGCCCGTTGGGTCTACATGCATCGTGGCGTCCTTCCGGTTCTATACACCTCGGAACCAAGCTCCGATTACGCCACCGATGTGGACGCCCGGGTGCAGTTCGCCCTGACCTCGGCCAAGAAGTGGAACATCATCGACGACGGCGATCCCATTGTAATCGTGAGTGCCTGGAAGGACGGTGGCGGGTTCACCAACAATGTGCGCGTGGTCTACGCCTTTTTCGAGGCGGATCGTGTGGACTGCCTCTTCCGGTCGGACAGGCGAAGATCACTCAAGAACACCAACCTTCAGATGGCCAACCGTGAGCCGGAAA
- the LOC128262697 gene encoding growth/differentiation factor 8 — MAKYFITLVLLMCLALENRNVYNRLHARSLPSSRGDILRPNPKHQSHPHVQHTSQQLQQEHHIRQQRSRQLKHLEPDPSEEDDAPITKQEYYARLRRHVLKKTQDLIQQELSYNHPAGEQFKVPRLWQHLMEQEEKSHRHEIATEEEVEEFPVMFADAPDESSFFAEELSPLDFVRNELMAGEEQQEQQEKDVEPQVPIVESETQDLGERNITISVKSRSGGCPKCESNRQVEHITEEQLTQLRIEFVKQQILEKLRLKESPKVSAVELPKPIFDGMTLSHPDDSTKNKELDDYYARTSKKFILLNREEVECNRLGGGKSNPSMCFSFKIDDADAEGFDVSTAVLWLFKNKQNRTDEGSDSESGSLNSTSSQQTIVVSEVEVNPQQDSKYLTATKTIAIQSVNVQDEWMKIDIEWPIKHWISGHELSHLIQISCGGCEVSDMEEIISVDKDYRPFIMIDMQNRRRKSRQKRSINCSSGMTECCREHLYISFRDIGWSNWILKPEGYNAYFCRGSCSSVASVTQAASHHSSIMKILSTSGANKSLELVPCCTAKQYSSLQLVVMDSSNTATVKTLPNMVVESCGCR, encoded by the exons ATGGCTAAATACTTTATTACTTTGGTGCTCCTAATGTGCCTGGCTTTGGAGAACAGGAATGTGTACAATCGCCTGCATGCCCGATCGCTTCCCAGTTCCCGCGGCGACATCCTGCGTCCGAATCCCAAGCACCAGTCGCATCCCCATGTGCAGCACACCtcgcagcagctgcagcaggagcaCCACATCCGCCAGCAGCGATCCCGGCAACTGAAGCACCTGGAACCGGATCCGAGCGAGGAGGACGATGCACCGATCACCAAGCAGGAGTACTATGCCCGCCTAAGGCGCCATGTCCTCAAGAAGACGCAGGACCTCATTCAGCAGGAGCTGAGCTACAATCATCCCGCCGGGGAGCAGTTCAAGGTGCCCCGTTTGTGGCAGCATCTCATGGAGCAGGAGGAGAAGTCGCACCGCCATGAGATTGCCACGGAGGAGGAGGTCGAGGAGTTCCCCGTCATGTTTGCAGATGCCCCCGACGAGTCATCATTCTTCGCCGAGGAACTCTCACCCTTGGACTTTGTGCGAAATGAACTTATGGCGGgggaggagcagcaggagcagcaggagaagGATGTGGAACCCCAGGTGCCCATTGTGGAGTCCGAGACTCAGGATTTGGGCGAGAGAAACATCACCATTTCAGTTAAATCCCGTAGTGGTGGCTGTCCCAAATGCGAAAGCAATCGCCAAGTGGAGCACATCACCGAGGAGCAGTTGACCCAGCTGCGCATCGAGTTCGTTAAGCAGCAGATTCTGGAGAAGCTCCGCCTCAAGGAGAGTCCCAAGGTCTCAGCCGTGGAGCTGCCCAAGCCCATCTTCGATGGCATGACCCTCTCCCATCCGGATGACAGCACCAAGAACAAGGAGCTGGACGACTATTATGCCAGGACCAGCAAAAAGTTCATACTGCTTAATAGAG AAGAGGTCGAATGCAATCGCTTGGGAGGTGGAAAATCCAACCCGTCCATGTGCTTCAGCTTCAAGATCgacgatgccgatgccgaagGCTTCGATGTGAGCACTGCCGTCCTGTGgcttttcaaaaacaaacagaatcGCACAGATGAAGGATCGGACTCGGAATCGGGATCTTTAAACAGCACCAGTTCGCAGCAGACGATTGTCGTTTCCGAGGTGGAGGTGAATCCGCAGCAGGACTCCAAGTATTTGACGGCCACCAAGACCATAGCCATCCAGTCGGTGAATGTGCAAG ATGAGTGGATGAAGATCGACATTGAGTGGCCCATTAAGCACTGGATCAGCGGTCACGAGCTGAGCCACCTCATCCAGATTTCGTGTGGGGGCTGCGAGGTCAGCGACATGGAGGAGATCATATCGGTGGACAAGGACTATCGGCCCTTCATCATGATCGATATGCAGAATAGGCGCCGGAAGAGCCGCCAGAAGCGCAGCATCAACTGCTCCAGCGGAATGACGGAGTGCTGCCGGGAGCACTTGTACATATCCTTCCGGGACATCGGCTGGAGCAACTGGATCCTGAAGCCGGAGGGCTACAATGCCTACTTCTGTCGCGGATCCTGCAGCTCGGTGGCGAGTGTCACGCAAGCGGCCTCCCACCACAGCTCCATAATG aAAATTCTCTCCACAAGCGGTGCTAACAAGTCGCTGGAGTTGGTGCCCTGCTGCACCGCCAAACAGTATTCCTCGCTGCAGCTGGTCGTGATGGACTCGAGTAATACGGCCACGGTGAAGACGCTGCCCAATATGGTGGTGGAATCTTGTGGCTGCAGATAG